Proteins encoded within one genomic window of Pigmentiphaga sp. H8:
- a CDS encoding YchJ family protein, whose product MKSGVNVDQLCPCGLPRPYAQCCGRWHHGPGHLQAPDAPTLMRSRYSAYVLGRHDYVLATWHPSTRPTALEPDPPGLKWLGLEVRASAQSDADHATVEFVARSRLAGRAQRMHENSRFVRENGRWYYLDGTFP is encoded by the coding sequence ATGAAGTCAGGCGTTAATGTAGACCAATTGTGTCCCTGCGGGCTGCCGCGCCCCTATGCGCAATGCTGCGGCCGGTGGCACCACGGGCCCGGCCACTTGCAGGCGCCCGACGCGCCGACGCTGATGCGGTCGCGCTACAGCGCCTACGTGCTGGGCCGGCACGACTATGTCCTGGCAACGTGGCATCCCTCCACCCGGCCGACCGCCCTGGAACCCGACCCGCCCGGCCTGAAGTGGCTGGGGCTGGAGGTGCGGGCCTCGGCGCAGTCCGACGCCGACCATGCCACGGTGGAATTCGTGGCCCGCAGCAGGCTGGCGGGGCGCGCGCAGCGGATGCACGAGAACAGCCGCTTCGTGCGCGAGAACGGCCGCTGGTACTACCTGGACGGGACCTTCCCCTGA
- the yaaA gene encoding peroxide stress protein YaaA, with protein sequence MLFLLSPAKKLDYDTPAHVETSTQPLFVDRAKKLISVLKTKSADDVAGLMSLSPALAELNVARYARWTPKFTAENAKQAVLAFNGDVYEGLDAGSLTGRQLDWAQEHVVILSGLYGALRPLDLMQPYRLEMGTRLATPKGKNLYEYWGSELSDYLNQRQEADRHPVVVNLASEEYFKAVDRKALKARVIQCVFEDWKGGAYKVISFHAKRARGLMARHAIEKRIAKPEGLQGFDAEGYGYDASASSPDRLVFRRKAA encoded by the coding sequence ATGCTGTTTCTTCTTTCCCCCGCCAAGAAACTGGACTACGACACGCCCGCGCACGTCGAGACGTCCACCCAGCCCTTGTTCGTGGATCGCGCCAAGAAGCTCATCTCGGTGCTGAAAACCAAGTCCGCCGACGACGTCGCGGGCCTCATGAGCCTGAGCCCGGCGCTGGCCGAACTGAACGTGGCCCGCTACGCCAGGTGGACGCCGAAGTTTACGGCGGAAAACGCCAAGCAGGCGGTGCTGGCCTTCAACGGCGACGTCTACGAGGGGCTGGATGCCGGCAGCCTGACGGGCCGGCAACTGGACTGGGCGCAGGAACACGTGGTCATCCTGAGCGGCCTGTACGGCGCCCTGCGGCCGCTGGACCTGATGCAGCCGTACCGGCTGGAGATGGGAACGCGGCTGGCGACCCCCAAGGGCAAGAACCTATACGAATACTGGGGCAGCGAGCTGTCCGACTACCTGAACCAGCGCCAGGAGGCCGACAGGCATCCGGTCGTGGTGAACCTGGCTTCCGAGGAATACTTCAAGGCGGTCGACCGCAAGGCGCTGAAGGCCCGCGTGATCCAGTGCGTGTTCGAGGACTGGAAGGGCGGGGCCTACAAGGTGATCAGCTTCCACGCCAAGCGTGCGCGGGGCCTGATGGCCCGCCACGCCATCGAGAAGCGCATCGCCAAGCCCGAGGGCCTGCAGGGCTTCGATGCCGAAGGCTACGGCTACGACGCCTCGGCATCCAGCCCCGACCGGCTGGTGTTCCGCCGCAAGGCGGCCTGA
- a CDS encoding enoyl-CoA hydratase/isomerase family protein → MVEENELLAERHGHVLLLTLNRHPKRNALGLAMLQGLVDAFNGADADPDTRCVVIAARGSCFCAGADLEEARRLAREQPELASRRSDLLVDINTIVARLGTPVIAAVNGPAIGAGAGLALGSDLVLAAPAARFGYPEVKHGISAGMLIPNLIRQVGPKAAFELVATGDPIDAERAYALGMINRVVPEAELLPAALALAERLAQFAPAGLVASKRAFQQAYELTLEDAVRAARDVNDRIRASAG, encoded by the coding sequence GTGGTCGAGGAAAACGAACTGCTGGCCGAACGACACGGCCATGTCCTGCTGCTGACGCTGAACCGCCATCCCAAGCGCAACGCGCTCGGCCTGGCTATGCTGCAAGGCCTGGTCGACGCCTTCAATGGCGCCGATGCCGATCCCGACACGCGATGCGTGGTCATCGCCGCCCGGGGCAGCTGTTTCTGCGCCGGCGCCGACCTGGAAGAAGCCCGCCGCCTGGCGCGCGAGCAACCGGAGTTGGCCAGCCGGCGCAGCGACCTGCTGGTCGACATCAATACCATCGTGGCGCGCCTGGGCACGCCCGTCATCGCCGCCGTCAACGGTCCGGCCATAGGCGCGGGCGCCGGCCTGGCGCTGGGCAGCGACCTGGTCCTGGCCGCGCCCGCCGCCCGCTTCGGCTATCCCGAGGTCAAGCACGGCATCTCGGCCGGCATGCTGATTCCCAACCTGATCCGGCAGGTGGGCCCCAAGGCGGCCTTCGAACTGGTGGCCACCGGCGACCCCATCGATGCCGAACGCGCCTACGCGCTGGGCATGATCAACCGCGTCGTGCCCGAGGCGGAACTGCTGCCCGCCGCGCTCGCGCTGGCCGAGCGCCTGGCCCAGTTCGCGCCGGCCGGCCTCGTGGCCTCCAAGCGCGCGTTCCAGCAGGCCTACGAGCTGACACTGGAAGACGCGGTGCGCGCCGCGCGCGACGTCAACGACCGGATCCGCGCCTCCGCCGGCTGA
- a CDS encoding alpha/beta hydrolase: MPVHPLHDHPAFTSAFCEREYNNLARIPDHPTYTARWAADGALARRTQGAQLGLPYGDAPAETLDYFPPRKPGAPLLVFIHGGYWRALNKSDFSWIAPAYVARGAAVAIVDYGLAPATPIEEIVRQMLRAHAWLYRHAAELGFDARRIVTSGHSAGGQLTAMMLAAHWQAWSAGLPPDLVSGGLALSGLYDLEPVAKAPFLANLELTPARVDALSPAYFVPERRTPLIAAVGASETDEFRRQNRLIAACWPRNVKRTLEVPDCHHLDICDRLADPGQALFAAACELLGL; the protein is encoded by the coding sequence ATGCCCGTCCATCCCCTGCACGACCATCCGGCCTTCACGTCCGCATTCTGCGAACGCGAGTACAACAACCTCGCCCGCATCCCCGACCATCCCACCTATACCGCCCGCTGGGCCGCCGACGGCGCGCTGGCCCGGCGCACGCAAGGCGCGCAGCTGGGACTGCCCTACGGCGACGCGCCGGCCGAAACCCTGGACTACTTCCCGCCCCGCAAGCCGGGCGCGCCGCTGCTGGTCTTCATCCACGGCGGCTACTGGCGCGCGCTGAACAAGTCCGACTTTTCCTGGATCGCGCCCGCCTACGTGGCGCGCGGCGCCGCCGTGGCCATCGTGGACTACGGACTGGCGCCCGCCACGCCCATCGAGGAAATCGTGCGGCAGATGCTGCGCGCCCACGCCTGGCTGTACCGCCATGCCGCCGAACTGGGTTTCGATGCCCGCCGCATCGTGACCAGCGGACACTCCGCCGGCGGCCAGCTGACCGCGATGATGCTGGCCGCGCACTGGCAGGCCTGGTCCGCCGGCCTGCCGCCCGACCTGGTCAGCGGCGGACTGGCGCTAAGCGGTCTGTACGATCTCGAACCGGTCGCCAAGGCGCCGTTCCTTGCCAATCTCGAACTCACGCCGGCGCGCGTGGACGCGCTGTCGCCCGCCTATTTCGTGCCCGAGCGCCGCACACCGCTGATCGCCGCGGTCGGCGCATCGGAAACGGACGAATTCCGCCGCCAGAACCGGCTGATCGCCGCCTGCTGGCCGCGCAACGTCAAGCGCACGCTGGAAGTGCCCGACTGCCACCATCTGGACATCTGCGACCGGCTGGCCGACCCGGGACAGGCATTGTTCGCGGCGGCCTGCGAGCTGCTGGGCCTGTAG